A genomic stretch from Syntrophales bacterium includes:
- a CDS encoding filamentous hemagglutinin N-terminal domain-containing protein gives MKTKRRRIRTIARMAGSLFITAVLLFFSADAAVAFPTGPQVVNGQVGFSPQGSTLTITNSPGSIINWQAFSIGAGEAVRFVQQSSASSVLNRVVGQDASLIMGLLQSNGMVFLINPNGIFIGPGARIDVNGFIASTLGLSDQDFLAGKYNFTAGASAAAIQNQGTISTPPGGKVYLIAPNVENSGLIYSPGGDVMLAAGQSVQMVDSLSSDIAVVVSAPADTALNLGQILAEGGRAGMYGGLIYQNGLVSADSATVGEGGRIVFRATNGVTLGAGSVTTANGAGGGKIEIRSDDGTTAVSGTVTATGTDGNGGDIAILGDHVEITGAALVDASGGSGGGSILVGGDYQGANAAVPNAETTHVGSGAVIRADALAAGNGGKVVVWADDTTSFYGFISARGGEGGGNGGSVEVSGRQTLVYRGLTDVRAPLGTTGTLLLDPTNYFIMSVGGDITGADLGAQLELASVTIQTAGLGADMGYISVEDTVTWASANRLTLSAHSDVVVKNVITNTGGGSLVLRADSNGDGTGDVSFDILGHANMTGGGLVSIYYNPPAGYGTPTDYTANVTGVTPMAYMLVNTVTDLQNINNNLAGYYALGTDIDASVTTGWNAGAGFLPLGDDSLIEAQSFRGIFDGLGHTITGLFINRPASNYIGLFGGCTAAAVIRNVGMENVDITGNFQVAGLVAHTGGSIDNCYVTGSVTGLDNTVGGLVALTTGSVTNCYSLADVAGIDFVGGLIGSVYSASGTVTNSYSAGAVSGGISGGLIAHNADTSYTNVTSSYWDTTIPGALSTSAGGTGKTTAEMQTQATYVGWDFVNTWQLSAGQYPKITGLAEGTAPPPVVPVTPAAGTTTSVTTLTDAAAAGTNATAGNTVTALATVTETAGTPGEDEEDRKKGEERGEGTQQTGDGAQGGTGTTYCN, from the coding sequence ATGAAGACGAAACGCCGCAGGATACGAACCATCGCCCGGATGGCCGGGAGCCTTTTTATCACGGCCGTGCTGCTTTTCTTCAGCGCGGACGCCGCCGTGGCGTTCCCGACCGGACCGCAGGTCGTCAACGGGCAGGTCGGCTTCTCACCCCAGGGGAGCACGCTGACCATCACCAACAGCCCCGGTTCGATCATCAACTGGCAGGCGTTTTCGATCGGTGCCGGCGAGGCCGTCCGCTTCGTACAGCAGAGCAGCGCCAGCTCCGTCCTGAACCGGGTCGTCGGACAAGACGCCTCCCTGATCATGGGCCTCCTGCAGTCCAACGGCATGGTCTTTCTCATCAACCCCAACGGCATCTTCATCGGGCCGGGGGCCCGGATCGACGTCAACGGATTCATCGCCTCGACCCTGGGTCTCAGCGACCAGGATTTCCTCGCGGGAAAATACAATTTCACCGCCGGAGCCTCGGCGGCGGCCATTCAGAACCAGGGCACCATCTCGACGCCTCCCGGCGGGAAGGTCTACCTGATCGCGCCGAATGTCGAAAACAGCGGACTCATCTATTCCCCTGGCGGAGACGTCATGCTGGCGGCGGGGCAGAGCGTGCAGATGGTCGACTCGCTAAGCTCCGACATCGCCGTCGTCGTGAGCGCCCCCGCGGATACGGCGCTGAACCTGGGACAGATCCTCGCCGAGGGCGGAAGGGCCGGAATGTACGGCGGGCTGATCTATCAGAACGGCCTGGTCAGCGCGGACAGCGCAACGGTCGGAGAGGGCGGCAGGATTGTCTTCAGGGCGACGAACGGGGTCACCCTGGGTGCCGGGAGCGTCACAACGGCCAACGGCGCCGGGGGAGGGAAGATTGAAATCCGGAGCGACGATGGGACAACCGCCGTTTCGGGCACCGTCACGGCGACGGGGACGGACGGTAATGGAGGCGACATCGCGATCCTGGGCGATCATGTCGAAATCACCGGTGCCGCCCTTGTGGACGCCTCGGGAGGAAGCGGCGGCGGCTCCATCCTGGTCGGCGGCGATTACCAGGGCGCAAACGCGGCCGTCCCGAACGCCGAGACGACCCATGTCGGAAGCGGCGCCGTCATCCGGGCGGACGCCCTGGCGGCAGGCAACGGCGGCAAGGTGGTCGTCTGGGCCGACGACACGACGTCGTTTTACGGCTTCATCAGCGCCCGAGGCGGGGAAGGCGGCGGCAACGGCGGCAGCGTCGAGGTCTCGGGCAGGCAGACGCTTGTATACAGGGGACTGACGGATGTCCGGGCACCGCTGGGGACGACGGGCACGCTGCTCCTGGACCCGACCAACTACTTCATTATGTCTGTCGGCGGTGACATCACCGGGGCGGACCTGGGGGCACAGCTCGAATTGGCCAGTGTCACCATCCAGACCGCTGGCCTCGGGGCGGATATGGGGTACATCTCCGTTGAAGATACGGTGACTTGGGCGAGCGCGAACCGGCTCACCCTGAGTGCCCATAGCGACGTCGTAGTGAAGAACGTCATCACCAATACCGGCGGCGGGAGCCTGGTCCTCCGGGCCGATTCGAATGGAGACGGAACGGGAGACGTCAGTTTTGACATACTCGGCCATGCAAACATGACGGGCGGCGGGCTCGTGTCGATTTACTACAACCCGCCGGCCGGTTACGGCACGCCGACGGACTATACGGCCAACGTGACCGGTGTCACGCCGATGGCCTACATGCTGGTCAACACCGTGACGGACCTCCAGAACATCAACAACAACCTGGCCGGATACTATGCCCTCGGGACGGACATCGATGCCAGTGTCACGACCGGCTGGAATGCAGGAGCCGGTTTTCTGCCCCTGGGCGATGACAGCCTGATCGAGGCGCAGTCGTTCCGGGGTATCTTTGATGGACTCGGCCACACCATCACCGGCCTTTTCATCAACCGGCCCGCATCGAATTACATCGGCCTCTTCGGGGGCTGTACCGCGGCGGCAGTCATCCGGAACGTCGGGATGGAAAACGTCGATATCACCGGAAATTTCCAGGTCGCCGGTCTGGTGGCGCACACCGGCGGCAGCATCGACAACTGCTACGTGACCGGATCGGTGACGGGATTAGACAATACCGTCGGCGGGCTGGTGGCTCTGACTACGGGAAGCGTCACTAACTGTTACAGCCTCGCTGATGTGGCCGGGATTGATTTCGTCGGGGGGCTGATCGGCTCGGTCTATTCTGCCAGCGGAACGGTCACCAACAGCTACAGCGCGGGAGCCGTAAGCGGCGGCATCAGTGGCGGATTGATCGCACATAATGCGGACACTTCCTACACAAACGTAACCAGCAGTTACTGGGACACTACTATACCCGGTGCCCTGTCAACCAGTGCCGGCGGCACGGGAAAGACCACCGCGGAGATGCAGACCCAGGCGACGTACGTCGGCTGGGACTTCGTGAACACGTGGCAGCTCAGCGCGGGCCAGTACCCGAAGATCACCGGGCTGGCGGAAGGGACGGCCCCCCCCCCTGTCGTTCCGGTGACTCCGGCAGCAGGAACGACGACTTCCGTCACGACCCTGACGGATGCGGCGGCCGCGGGCACCAATGCTACGGCAGGCAATACAGTCACGGCCCTCGCAACGGTTACGGAGACGGCCGGTACGCCGGGAGAAGATGAAGAAGACCGCAAGAAAGGTGAAGAACGTGGAGAAGGAACGCAACAAACCGGCGATGGGGCACAAGGCGGAACGGGCACGACGTATTGCAATTAG
- a CDS encoding DEAD/DEAH box helicase: MKPDADPLLRSVFSRIGRPPEAPFVPDPFQLEALEAVRQSDCLVTAPTGSGKTWIAEQAIEDVFRRGGRAWYASPLKALTNAKWVEFGQQFGADHVGILTGDTKENPDAPIIVGTTEILRNQLYDAMHQGKDLPCDLVILDEAHYLGDPDRGVVWEEIMIYLPARVNLLLLSATIGNAEEIASWLSSLRDKPCRVVRETGRPVPLFPLFLHPTGRIMPFLEQRRLYGKVAEFSVAGSSPAGRGRPPHFGDILRVLREYHLLPAIFFLKSRSECDGALKTCRSGPGVHAGEAFREDVGELFSRFPYLEQHRQFHDLQRWRVAAHHGGQLPAWKFFVERMMKQGHLEAIFATSTVAAGVNFPARTIVLFNSDIFDGHSFNPLTGTAFHQMTGRAGRRGQDKIGFLALVPGRFLDVSHVRRLLFREAEPIESRIRNDFSMVLNLLLSQTPEDVRVIFERSFAAFQAAARGKKPGRGLWEGFIRHLEFLKKEGFVGEDDRLTENGLWASKLRLDHPLLIAEGLRREAFPAKDERLFAAAIAPFVYDGDLDVKFESKKIPRAFREAVGKVASVLKPLLDRMKAAGFPVQPLRLWPALVVYDWARGVPWDDIIRRTGINDGDLAMLVLRTADNLRQIASLRESHPETAELAAKGREAILREPVVFEWE; encoded by the coding sequence ATGAAGCCGGATGCGGACCCGCTTCTGCGGAGCGTGTTCTCGCGCATCGGCCGGCCCCCGGAGGCCCCGTTCGTTCCCGATCCCTTCCAGCTTGAGGCGCTGGAAGCGGTCCGGCAGTCCGACTGCCTGGTCACGGCGCCCACGGGATCCGGCAAGACCTGGATCGCCGAGCAGGCCATCGAGGACGTTTTCCGCCGCGGCGGCCGCGCCTGGTACGCCTCCCCCCTCAAGGCCCTGACGAATGCCAAGTGGGTCGAGTTCGGCCAGCAATTCGGGGCGGATCACGTCGGAATCCTGACGGGAGACACGAAAGAGAATCCCGACGCGCCGATCATCGTCGGGACGACGGAGATCCTGCGGAACCAGCTTTACGACGCGATGCACCAGGGAAAAGACCTGCCCTGCGACCTGGTGATTCTCGACGAGGCCCACTACCTGGGGGATCCCGACCGGGGGGTCGTCTGGGAGGAGATCATGATCTACCTGCCGGCACGGGTCAACCTCCTGCTCCTCTCCGCCACGATCGGCAACGCCGAGGAGATCGCCTCCTGGCTTTCGTCGCTGCGGGATAAACCGTGCCGGGTCGTGCGGGAGACGGGTCGTCCCGTTCCCCTCTTCCCCCTGTTCCTGCACCCTACGGGGCGGATCATGCCGTTTCTGGAACAGCGGCGCCTCTATGGGAAGGTGGCGGAGTTCTCCGTCGCCGGCAGTTCGCCGGCGGGGCGCGGCCGGCCGCCCCATTTCGGCGACATCCTCCGGGTACTCCGGGAATATCATCTCCTGCCGGCGATCTTCTTTCTCAAGTCCCGGTCCGAGTGCGACGGAGCCCTGAAAACCTGCCGGAGCGGTCCGGGCGTTCATGCCGGAGAGGCCTTTCGGGAGGATGTCGGGGAGCTGTTTTCCCGCTTTCCCTACCTGGAGCAGCACCGCCAGTTCCACGACCTCCAGCGCTGGCGCGTGGCGGCCCACCATGGCGGGCAGCTTCCGGCCTGGAAATTCTTTGTCGAGCGGATGATGAAACAGGGCCACCTGGAGGCCATTTTCGCCACCTCCACCGTGGCGGCCGGGGTGAATTTCCCCGCCCGGACCATCGTCCTGTTCAACTCGGACATCTTCGACGGCCACTCCTTCAATCCCCTGACGGGGACGGCCTTCCACCAGATGACCGGCCGGGCGGGTCGGCGCGGTCAGGACAAGATCGGCTTCCTGGCCCTCGTCCCGGGGCGGTTCCTGGATGTCTCCCATGTCCGGCGGCTTCTCTTCCGGGAGGCCGAGCCCATCGAGAGCCGGATCCGCAACGACTTCTCCATGGTCCTGAACCTGCTCCTGTCGCAGACACCGGAGGACGTGCGGGTCATCTTCGAGCGCTCCTTCGCCGCCTTCCAGGCCGCCGCCCGCGGGAAGAAGCCGGGGCGCGGGCTCTGGGAGGGATTCATCCGGCACCTTGAATTCCTGAAAAAGGAGGGCTTCGTGGGGGAGGACGACCGGCTGACGGAGAACGGCCTGTGGGCCTCGAAGCTGCGGCTGGACCATCCGCTCCTGATCGCCGAGGGGCTTCGGCGGGAGGCCTTCCCGGCTAAGGACGAGCGGCTCTTCGCCGCCGCCATCGCGCCCTTCGTCTATGACGGCGACCTGGACGTGAAGTTCGAGTCGAAGAAGATCCCGCGAGCCTTCCGGGAGGCCGTGGGAAAGGTTGCATCGGTCCTCAAGCCGCTCCTGGACCGGATGAAGGCCGCCGGGTTCCCTGTCCAGCCGCTCCGGCTCTGGCCGGCCCTGGTGGTGTACGACTGGGCCCGCGGCGTCCCCTGGGACGACATCATCCGCAGGACCGGGATCAACGACGGCGACCTGGCCATGCTGGTCCTTCGCACGGCGGACAACCTGCGGCAAATCGCATCACTCCGCGAGAGCCACCCGGAGACGGCGGAACTGGCAGCAAAAGGGCGGGAGGCGATCCTCCGGGAGCCCGTCGTGTTCGAGTGGGAGTAA
- the feoB gene encoding ferrous iron transport protein B yields the protein MKEEGVPLSTLKEGDIAQVLSLIGGNAFMSRLASMGIAPATRLKVLRRSGGGPLIVQVGDGRVALGIGEAEKILVQILPEAAGEPLPEKEESRRLLVALAGQPNIGKSTIFNILTGLSQHVGNWPGKTVEKKEGVHHSGEVEMRIVDLPGTYSLTACSEEEKVARDFIVHERPDVIVLLVNAAGLERSLYLLTEILLLGPPVVIALNMLDVAEDQGISIDVNALQSSLGIPVVPMVAVKNRGVRELVNKLIALQKGEVSYHPRVPGVSSDHQAIYREIVDLVSKHFPESLPANTCGYNAPWVAIKLMEGDPEITKLVDAEVPAEIRSRIQALLVQHEDALHAVVGGRYDWIEEVTRAAISRFRMGEVVLTDRIDHILTRPVFGIPILLGAFGLIFAATYWIGFPLQKLLEGLFSSAAQSLETWMGSAHPWLKGILIEGAFGGAGTVLTFVPILIIFFLFLAILEDVGYMARAAFVMDRFMHLIGLHGKSFIPLCLGFGCNVPAVMGARIIESRKERLLTMFLSPFIPCTARLAVLTFVSAAVFGPRAALVAWSVLAVNILLLGIVGMAAGRILLRGEPMPFIMELPLYHKPNLRTIATVVWFRTAAFIRKAGTIILAVSVAVWILSHWPGATVEESALAWLGRLLEPLGTPLGFDWKLIVALLTSIVAKENAIATLGVLYGVGDEGLIGILPQALAPASALAFLVVLMLFVPCAATLAVLRREMDSRQWFSASFIAMLALSMTMGIASFHLARLIGL from the coding sequence ATGAAGGAAGAAGGAGTTCCCCTTTCGACCCTCAAGGAAGGAGACATCGCACAGGTCCTCTCCCTGATCGGAGGGAACGCCTTCATGTCGCGCCTTGCCTCCATGGGGATCGCACCGGCGACGCGGCTGAAGGTGCTGCGCCGGAGCGGCGGGGGCCCGCTGATCGTCCAGGTCGGGGACGGCCGTGTTGCCCTGGGAATAGGAGAAGCGGAAAAGATCCTCGTTCAGATCCTTCCCGAAGCCGCCGGGGAGCCTCTCCCCGAAAAGGAGGAAAGCCGGCGGCTTCTCGTGGCCCTGGCGGGCCAGCCGAACATCGGGAAGTCCACCATATTCAACATCCTCACCGGGCTGTCCCAGCACGTGGGAAACTGGCCGGGGAAAACGGTGGAGAAGAAAGAAGGAGTCCACCACTCCGGCGAGGTTGAAATGCGGATCGTGGACCTCCCCGGGACGTACAGCCTCACGGCCTGCTCCGAGGAGGAAAAGGTCGCCCGGGATTTCATCGTCCACGAGAGGCCCGACGTGATCGTCCTCCTGGTCAATGCGGCCGGCCTGGAGCGAAGCCTCTATCTCCTCACGGAAATCCTGCTCCTGGGTCCCCCCGTCGTTATCGCCCTGAACATGCTGGACGTGGCGGAGGACCAGGGAATTTCCATCGACGTCAACGCCCTCCAGTCATCCCTCGGGATTCCCGTGGTTCCCATGGTGGCCGTAAAGAACCGCGGCGTCCGGGAACTGGTGAACAAGCTGATCGCCCTCCAGAAGGGGGAGGTTTCCTATCATCCCAGGGTCCCGGGCGTGTCCAGCGACCATCAGGCCATCTACCGGGAGATCGTCGACCTGGTGAGCAAGCATTTCCCCGAATCGCTCCCCGCCAACACCTGCGGCTACAACGCCCCGTGGGTGGCCATCAAGCTGATGGAGGGAGATCCCGAAATCACAAAACTGGTGGATGCGGAGGTTCCCGCCGAGATCCGGAGCCGGATCCAGGCGCTCCTGGTCCAGCACGAGGACGCCCTCCATGCCGTTGTCGGGGGTCGATACGACTGGATCGAGGAGGTCACCCGGGCGGCCATCTCCCGCTTCCGCATGGGCGAGGTCGTCCTGACGGACCGGATCGACCATATCCTGACGCGCCCCGTGTTCGGCATCCCCATTCTCCTGGGCGCCTTCGGCCTGATCTTCGCCGCCACGTACTGGATCGGCTTTCCCCTTCAGAAGCTGCTGGAAGGGCTGTTCTCCTCGGCGGCACAGAGCCTGGAAACCTGGATGGGAAGCGCCCATCCCTGGCTGAAGGGCATTCTCATCGAGGGGGCTTTCGGCGGGGCGGGAACGGTCCTGACCTTCGTCCCGATCCTGATCATTTTCTTCCTGTTCCTCGCGATCCTGGAAGATGTGGGCTACATGGCCCGGGCGGCCTTCGTCATGGACCGGTTCATGCACCTCATCGGCCTCCATGGGAAGAGCTTCATCCCCCTGTGCCTCGGCTTCGGCTGCAACGTACCCGCGGTGATGGGGGCACGGATCATCGAGTCCCGCAAGGAGCGGCTCCTGACCATGTTCCTTTCTCCCTTCATCCCCTGCACGGCTCGGCTGGCGGTCCTGACCTTCGTCTCCGCCGCCGTGTTCGGCCCCCGGGCCGCCCTGGTCGCCTGGTCGGTCCTGGCGGTCAACATTCTTCTCCTGGGGATCGTGGGCATGGCGGCCGGCCGGATCCTTCTCCGGGGAGAACCGATGCCCTTCATCATGGAGCTGCCCCTCTACCACAAGCCGAACCTGCGGACGATCGCCACTGTCGTCTGGTTCCGGACGGCCGCCTTCATCCGGAAGGCCGGGACGATCATCCTGGCGGTCTCCGTGGCGGTATGGATCCTGTCCCACTGGCCCGGGGCGACGGTGGAGGAGAGCGCACTCGCCTGGCTCGGACGGCTGCTGGAGCCGCTGGGCACCCCCCTGGGATTCGACTGGAAACTGATCGTCGCCCTCCTGACGAGCATCGTGGCCAAGGAAAACGCCATCGCCACCCTGGGCGTCCTCTACGGCGTGGGCGACGAGGGGCTGATCGGCATCCTGCCCCAGGCCCTGGCCCCGGCCTCCGCCCTGGCCTTCCTGGTGGTCCTGATGCTCTTCGTGCCCTGTGCGGCCACCCTGGCGGTCCTGCGCCGGGAAATGGACAGCCGGCAATGGTTCTCCGCGTCCTTCATTGCGATGCTGGCCCTTTCCATGACCATGGGCATCGCTTCCTTTCATCTGGCCCGATTGATCGGCCTGTGA
- a CDS encoding ShlB/FhaC/HecB family hemolysin secretion/activation protein — MLRTTRCWLWVIILLFSYPLASFAADPENAVPRFDIRGYEVRGNTILPADRVEAILAPFTGKDRDFGTVQGAVEALEKEYRGGGFSMVAVVLPEQEMQDGVIRLQVIEYRIGRIAVEGNRFFDERNILRSLPALQPGKTPDIDALSRSLNLANENPAKKTDLKFKSGEGQEVDATVTVKDEKPWRAGVSLDNSGDKHTGRSRMGFLLQHGNVANLDHVLTLQYITSPENLDDVHIFGLGYHMPLYSPGSSIDIIAAHSNVDSGSVNVATYNMGISGKGTVLALRYNQNLTRIGDYEHRLILGLEYKAFENDVQYLGYQLGHNVTVHPLSLTYAGTLTRMKHTAGFYLTGVQNLSWSLDGRDGEANFASARAGSSMEYTILRYGGNFMLMPGGDWRVRAVFNGQYTQNALVSGEQFGLGGAASVRGLQERAYANDYGYSGSIEVYSPDLLRLAGVSAVQARLLAFCDHGQARRNKPVAGDTVAVEATSIGPGLRITDGRHFSVSIDYGIVMEPPEDGTTRWSGMWHLSASFLF; from the coding sequence ATGTTACGAACGACTCGATGTTGGTTATGGGTAATCATCCTTCTCTTTTCGTATCCTCTCGCCTCATTTGCCGCCGATCCCGAAAACGCCGTTCCCCGCTTTGATATCCGTGGGTACGAGGTGCGGGGGAACACCATCCTTCCCGCGGACAGGGTGGAGGCCATCCTGGCCCCCTTCACCGGGAAGGACAGGGACTTCGGAACCGTCCAGGGGGCCGTGGAGGCGCTTGAAAAGGAATACAGGGGCGGCGGCTTCAGCATGGTGGCCGTCGTGCTGCCGGAGCAGGAGATGCAGGACGGCGTCATCCGCCTGCAGGTCATCGAGTATCGCATCGGCAGAATCGCCGTCGAGGGGAACCGATTCTTCGACGAGCGAAACATCCTGAGAAGCCTCCCGGCCCTGCAGCCGGGGAAAACCCCCGATATCGACGCCCTGTCGCGGAGCCTCAACCTGGCGAACGAGAATCCCGCCAAGAAGACGGACCTGAAGTTCAAGAGCGGCGAGGGACAGGAAGTGGATGCGACCGTCACCGTGAAGGACGAGAAGCCCTGGCGGGCGGGCGTCTCCCTCGACAACTCCGGGGATAAGCACACCGGCCGCTCGCGGATGGGATTTCTCCTGCAGCACGGCAACGTTGCGAACCTGGACCATGTCCTGACGCTGCAATACATCACGTCACCGGAAAACCTGGACGACGTCCACATATTCGGCCTGGGTTACCACATGCCGCTCTATTCGCCGGGATCCTCCATCGATATCATCGCCGCCCATTCCAACGTGGACTCCGGCTCCGTGAACGTCGCCACCTACAACATGGGCATCAGCGGCAAGGGGACCGTGCTGGCGCTCCGGTACAACCAGAACCTCACCCGGATCGGCGACTACGAGCACAGGCTGATCCTGGGGCTGGAATACAAGGCGTTCGAGAACGACGTCCAGTATCTTGGGTACCAGCTGGGGCACAACGTGACCGTTCATCCCTTGAGCCTCACCTATGCGGGGACGCTCACCCGGATGAAGCATACCGCCGGTTTTTACCTGACGGGTGTTCAGAACCTGTCATGGAGTCTGGACGGCCGGGACGGGGAGGCCAATTTCGCCAGCGCCCGCGCCGGCTCGTCCATGGAGTACACGATCCTTCGTTACGGCGGGAATTTCATGCTGATGCCGGGGGGAGACTGGCGCGTGCGGGCCGTCTTCAACGGCCAGTATACGCAGAATGCGCTCGTGTCGGGCGAGCAGTTCGGGCTCGGCGGGGCAGCCTCCGTCCGCGGCTTGCAGGAGCGGGCGTACGCCAACGACTACGGATATTCGGGGAGCATCGAGGTGTACTCCCCGGATCTGCTTCGGCTCGCCGGCGTCTCCGCCGTCCAGGCGCGCCTGCTGGCCTTCTGCGACCACGGCCAGGCCCGGCGCAACAAGCCGGTCGCCGGCGATACGGTCGCCGTCGAGGCCACGAGCATCGGTCCCGGGCTGCGCATCACCGACGGCAGGCATTTTTCCGTTTCCATCGATTACGGTATCGTGATGGAACCTCCCGAGGACGGCACGACCCGCTGGAGCGGCATGTGGCACCTCTCGGCGAGCTTTCTGTTCTGA
- a CDS encoding FecR domain-containing protein, translating to MKKTARKVKNVEKERNKPAMGHKAERARRIAISLFVLSLVLLSFTDSFAGVKAGTVTHLSGPLFAKKADGKTWALSVNSIVEQGDILMTEKKTHARIRFLDNSVITLRPNSQMKISRFYFEQAAPQKDAAFFDLVKGGARSVVGLIGRRGSQNSYRMVTENATAGVRGTIYDCRVCKGDCGSLRDGTYFFVVEGVISVSNEGGSVNVGAGQYAYVRDALSMPVILPENPGLDFTTPPSMEGAGGGGDPGSAACNCTMR from the coding sequence ATGAAGAAGACCGCAAGAAAGGTGAAGAACGTGGAGAAGGAACGCAACAAACCGGCGATGGGGCACAAGGCGGAACGGGCACGACGTATTGCAATTAGCCTGTTTGTCCTGTCCCTTGTCCTGCTGTCGTTCACGGATTCCTTTGCCGGCGTGAAGGCGGGGACGGTGACGCACCTGAGCGGACCCCTGTTCGCGAAGAAGGCCGACGGGAAGACATGGGCCTTGTCAGTCAATTCCATCGTCGAGCAAGGCGACATCCTGATGACTGAAAAGAAGACCCATGCCCGGATCCGCTTCCTCGACAACAGTGTGATCACCCTCCGTCCCAACAGCCAGATGAAGATTTCGCGGTTCTACTTCGAGCAGGCCGCACCGCAGAAAGACGCCGCCTTTTTCGATCTGGTCAAGGGAGGCGCCCGCTCCGTCGTGGGGCTGATCGGCAGGAGGGGCAGCCAGAACAGCTACCGGATGGTCACGGAGAACGCCACGGCCGGGGTGCGAGGCACGATTTACGACTGCCGTGTCTGCAAGGGAGACTGCGGATCCCTCCGGGACGGGACCTATTTCTTCGTCGTCGAGGGAGTGATTTCCGTCAGCAATGAAGGCGGTTCGGTGAATGTCGGGGCGGGCCAGTACGCATACGTCCGGGATGCCCTGTCGATGCCCGTGATCCTGCCCGAGAACCCGGGCCTTGACTTTACGACGCCCCCCTCAATGGAAGGGGCGGGCGGGGGAGGCGATCCGGGAAGCGCGGCCTGCAACTGTACGATGCGCTGA
- a CDS encoding MFS transporter, whose amino-acid sequence MQRKTIYWGWYVVFGAFVLMGLNHGTTYCFTIFVKPVTEDLSWSRSAISLAPSITMVVYGIGGIFSGRLLDRIAPRWVMTFGAVTLATALFLTGFVREPWHLYLTYGLLAGIGTSCLGAVVGSSTVAKWFQRKRGLAIGIASVGIGVGSMLLSPLVGYAVKQWGWPWGFWILGGLVLVLGVITAQTLMGKTRPEDYGLHPDGEAPPSHPEETPPPAVAPGMPMNQVLRDSRYWVLSLCYTFALVAQISAFIHQTAFGMELGIDLIKAALLPGYIGLASIGGRFFFGWLSDRLRDAKYAASLGFLFMAAGVGVLLVASTMNHMVLYALLFGFGYGSIAPLMPYLLADRFGSLVLGASYGMLTFFVAGIGGSTGAIVSGMIYDRFGSYTAAWWMDLILLLAAAILVASLKPSRLKTE is encoded by the coding sequence ATGCAACGGAAAACAATCTACTGGGGCTGGTACGTGGTTTTCGGGGCCTTCGTCCTGATGGGGCTCAATCACGGCACAACCTACTGTTTCACCATCTTCGTCAAGCCCGTCACGGAAGACCTGTCCTGGTCGCGCTCGGCTATTTCCCTCGCTCCCTCCATCACAATGGTCGTCTACGGAATCGGGGGGATCTTCTCGGGCAGGCTCCTGGACCGGATCGCCCCGCGCTGGGTCATGACCTTCGGGGCCGTGACCCTGGCCACGGCCCTCTTCCTGACGGGATTCGTCCGGGAGCCCTGGCATCTGTACCTGACCTACGGGCTCCTCGCCGGCATCGGCACATCCTGTCTCGGGGCCGTCGTGGGCAGCTCCACGGTGGCAAAATGGTTCCAGCGGAAACGGGGCCTCGCCATCGGCATCGCCTCCGTCGGAATCGGGGTCGGGAGCATGCTTCTTTCCCCGCTGGTCGGCTATGCCGTCAAGCAATGGGGCTGGCCCTGGGGATTCTGGATCCTCGGCGGCCTCGTCCTCGTGCTCGGGGTCATCACGGCGCAGACCCTCATGGGAAAGACACGGCCGGAGGACTACGGCCTGCATCCCGACGGCGAGGCGCCGCCGTCGCATCCCGAAGAAACGCCCCCGCCGGCGGTGGCTCCGGGCATGCCCATGAATCAGGTTCTCCGCGACTCGCGCTACTGGGTTCTCAGCCTCTGCTATACCTTCGCCCTGGTGGCCCAGATCTCGGCGTTCATCCACCAGACGGCCTTCGGCATGGAGCTCGGCATCGACCTGATCAAGGCGGCCCTGCTGCCCGGGTACATCGGGCTGGCCAGCATCGGCGGCCGCTTCTTCTTCGGCTGGCTCTCGGACCGGCTCCGGGATGCAAAGTACGCGGCAAGCCTGGGCTTTCTTTTCATGGCCGCCGGCGTGGGCGTTCTCCTCGTGGCCTCCACCATGAACCACATGGTCCTTTACGCCCTGCTCTTCGGCTTCGGTTACGGATCCATCGCCCCGCTGATGCCGTATCTCCTGGCGGACCGGTTTGGAAGCCTCGTTCTCGGGGCATCCTACGGCATGCTCACCTTTTTCGTCGCCGGCATCGGCGGCAGCACGGGCGCCATCGTCAGCGGCATGATCTATGACCGCTTCGGATCGTACACGGCGGCATGGTGGATGGACCTGATTCTCCTGCTGGCGGCGGCGATCCTGGTGGCATCCCTGAAACCGTCCCGCCTGAAAACGGAATAA